From one Sesamum indicum cultivar Zhongzhi No. 13 linkage group LG13, S_indicum_v1.0, whole genome shotgun sequence genomic stretch:
- the LOC105176318 gene encoding putative glucose-6-phosphate 1-epimerase — translation MSFNLVQDGDRSPRIILSEPNGSTAEVLLYGGQVVYWKNEKRQEMLFMSSKATWKPPRAIRGGIQICFPQFSNFGSLEEHGFATSRLWSLDSSPSPLPSVNNQSTVDLILKSIEEDLKTWPHRFELRLRISLTAGKLILIPRVRNTDNKPFSFTFALCNYLSVSDISEVRVEGLETLDYFDNLLQRERCTEQADAITFDREIDRIYLSTPTKIAIIDHEKKRTFVLRKVGMPDAVVWNPWDKKAKALPDLGDEDYKTMLCIDSAAIETPIVLKPFEEWTGRQELSTVSSSYCSGQLDPQKVLQGFS, via the exons ATGTCGTTTAATTTAGTTCAGGACGGTGATAGGTCGCCTCGGATTATATTGTCGGAGCCCAATGGTTCAACTGCCGAG GTGCTTTTGTATGGTGGGCAGGTAGTTTATTGGAAGAATGAAAAAAGACAAGAGATGCTGTTCATGAGCTCTAAG GCTACATGGAAGCCACCTAGAGCCATCAGGGGAGGGATACAGATTTGCTTTCCACAG ttttctaattttggttCACTGGAGGAACATGGATTTGCAACAAGTAGATTATGGTCATTGGATAGCTCTCCTTCACCTTTACCCTCAGTCAACAATCAGTCAACTGTTGATCTTATATTAAAATCTATAGAAGAGGATCTGAAGACTTGGCCACATAG ATTTGAGTTGCGTCTACGTATTTCTCTGACTGCTGGCAAGCTAATCTTGATCCCACGTGTGCGAAATACTGATAACAAGCCCTTCTCATTCACATTTGCTTTGTGTAATTATCTGTCTGTGTCTGATATCAG TGAAGTGCGCGTTGAGGGCTTGGAGACACTTGATTACTTTGATAATTTGTTACAAAGAGAAAGGTGCACTGAGCAGGCTGATGCAATCACTTTTGACAGGGAG ATTGACCGCATCTATTTAAGCACGCCAACAAAGATAGCCATAATAGACCATGAGAAAAAGAGAACCTTCGTACTCCGCAAAGTAGGCATGCCTGATGCAG TTGTATGGAACCCTTGGGACAAAAAAGCAAAGGCCCTTCCGGACTTAGGTGATGAAGATTACAAAACAATGTTATGTATAGATTCTGCTGCTATTGAAACCCCAATAGTCTTGAAACCTTTTGAGGAGTGGACGGGCCGTCAAGAGCTATCAACTGTCTCCTCAAGTTATTGCAGTGGACAATTGGATCCTCAAAAGGTTCTTCAGGGCTTCAGCTGA
- the LOC105176316 gene encoding ribosomal RNA-processing protein 8, with product MTEEQRRSTKRKRGHRHRGKRTGGGASVTNNESSSLAASSGSASPIRSGSKSSSSFLDKMKAKLSGGYFRMINEKLYTCSGDEALKYFKEDPSLFNVYHSGYQEQMSRWPEQPNDIIIKWIKDRSPSLVVADFGCGDARLAKSVKNKVFSFDLVSNDPSVIACDMSNTPLDPSSVDVAVFCLSLMGTNFPNYLKEANRVLKPNGWLLIAEVKSRFDPNTGGADPNKFVKAICELGFTSTSKDFSNKMFILFYFKKKEKQKSKDIEWPELKPCLYKRR from the exons atgaCAGAGGAGCAGCGGCGGAGCACGAAGAGGAAAAGGGGCCATCGCCATAGAGGAAAGAGGACAGGCGGCGGAGCTTCCGTGACAAATAATGAATCTTCTTCTCTCGCCGCATCTTCTGGTTCTGCTTCTCCAATTAGGAGTGGCTCAAAGTCCTCGTCTTCTTTCCTGGACAAA ATGAAAGCTAAATTATCAGGAGGTTATTTTCGCATGATCAATGAGAAGCTTTACACTTGCAG CGGAGATGAGGCTCTGAAGTATTTTAAAGAGGATCCATCGTTGTTCAATGTG TATCATTCAGGGTACCAAGAGCAAATGTCAAGATGGCCTGAGCAGCCAaatgatatcatcataaaatgGATAAAGGATCGCAGCCCATCTTTAGTTGTTGCTGATTTTGGTTGTG GGGATGCACGGCTCGCTAAAAGTGTGAAGAATAAAGTTTTCTCCTTCGATCTTGTCTCAAATGATCCTTCAGTAATCGCATGTGACATGTCCAAT ACACCTCTTGACCCTTCCTCAGTTGATGTTGCCGTCTTTTGTCTGTCTCTGATGGGAACAAACTTCCCCAATTACCTCAAGGAAGCAAATCGAGTTCTTAAACCTAA TGGCTGGCTTTTAATAGCTGAAGTGAAGAGCAGGTTCGATCCTAATACAGGAGGAGCAGACCCAAATAAGTTTGTGAAGGCCATATGTGAACTAGGATTCACCTCAACATCCAag GATTTCTCCAACAAAATGTTTATACTTTTCTACTTCAAGAAAAAG GAGAAACAAAAATCTAAGGACATTGAATGGCCTGAGTTGAAACCTTGTTTGTACAAGCGCCGTTAA